One genomic region from Natrinema caseinilyticum encodes:
- a CDS encoding ribose-phosphate diphosphokinase, which yields MIVSGSASQALAAALARELEEPLAAVEYDRFPDGELLAAVPGVADARPERAVIVAATVSSDAHLEVLQLQDAVREAGVEEVVTVVPYMGYGRQDEAFEAGHPVSARAVARAISTGTDRVVTVNPHEEAVCEYFDPTATAVDAAGRLAEPLPDDLADPVFLSPDAGAIDLAETARDAYGAGEIDYFEKTRHSGTEVEITPSGGTVAGRDVVVVDDIIATGSTMSEAVGVLRDRGVARVFVTCVHPLLARNAVTKLSRAGVEAIYGTDTIERGVSTVSVAPALASHL from the coding sequence ATGATCGTTAGCGGATCCGCGTCGCAGGCCCTCGCCGCGGCGCTCGCGCGCGAACTCGAGGAACCGCTCGCAGCCGTCGAGTACGACCGCTTTCCCGACGGCGAACTGCTGGCCGCCGTCCCCGGCGTCGCCGATGCCCGCCCGGAGCGAGCGGTGATCGTCGCGGCGACGGTTTCGAGCGACGCTCACCTCGAGGTGTTGCAGCTCCAGGATGCCGTCCGCGAGGCCGGCGTCGAGGAGGTCGTCACGGTGGTGCCGTACATGGGATACGGTCGGCAGGACGAGGCGTTCGAAGCGGGCCATCCCGTGTCCGCCCGCGCGGTCGCCCGGGCGATTTCGACCGGCACGGACCGCGTGGTGACCGTCAATCCGCACGAAGAAGCCGTCTGCGAGTACTTCGACCCGACCGCGACGGCGGTCGACGCGGCCGGTCGGCTGGCCGAACCGTTACCCGACGACCTCGCGGACCCGGTCTTTCTCTCGCCGGACGCGGGCGCGATCGACCTCGCCGAAACCGCTCGCGACGCCTACGGCGCGGGCGAAATCGACTACTTCGAGAAGACCCGTCACTCCGGCACCGAGGTCGAGATCACCCCGAGCGGCGGCACCGTGGCCGGCCGCGACGTCGTCGTCGTCGACGACATCATCGCGACGGGGTCGACGATGAGCGAGGCCGTCGGCGTCCTGCGGGACCGAGGCGTCGCTCGCGTCTTCGTCACCTGCGTTCACCCACTGCTCGCCCGCAACGCCGTCACGAAGCTCTCGCGCGCCGGCGTCGAGGCCATCTACGGCACGGACACGATCGAACGAGGCGTCAGCACCGTCTCGGTCGCGCCGGCGCTCGCATCGCACCTGTAA
- a CDS encoding heme NO-binding domain-containing protein has translation MHGIVHKSLKEYVIDRADDDTWETVVERSGLEPTLYLPVTRYGDKEIDAILETLTAMATQDRYTIERDFGRSLAPQLLSTFSAHIRREWDLAAFLGSLEDVYENVDDATAEATLPELSCTRKWNYASVTYDTHRDRQYCGLAHGILEGIVTAFDANATVEKTACVDNGADACRFRVDLE, from the coding sequence ATGCACGGAATCGTCCACAAATCACTCAAAGAATACGTTATCGATCGCGCCGACGACGACACCTGGGAAACGGTCGTCGAGCGGTCCGGTCTCGAGCCGACGCTGTATCTTCCCGTAACCCGGTACGGCGACAAGGAAATCGACGCCATTCTCGAAACGCTCACGGCGATGGCGACCCAGGACAGGTACACGATCGAACGGGATTTCGGCCGATCGCTCGCCCCCCAATTACTCTCGACGTTCAGCGCCCACATCCGACGCGAGTGGGACCTGGCCGCGTTCCTCGGCTCGCTCGAAGACGTGTACGAAAACGTCGACGACGCGACGGCGGAGGCAACGCTCCCCGAACTGTCCTGTACGCGGAAGTGGAACTACGCGTCCGTCACCTACGACACACACCGAGACAGGCAGTACTGCGGGCTGGCTCACGGCATCCTCGAAGGGATCGTCACGGCCTTCGACGCGAACGCGACCGTCGAGAAAACGGCCTGCGTCGACAACGGCGCCGATGCGTGCCGATTTCGCGTCGACCTCGAGTGA
- a CDS encoding glucodextranase DOMON-like domain-containing protein, with the protein MTFASPSEEIGEARYDEGRENVAEFEADVPGRYALELEDETGDIHRVTIHAFPEGDGPPPRIELEGRYEAEKDRFVVESNPKLAPDSSAASGDLSVEFLADDRDALSTDDIEVDGSRAFVDRDALGGDTARIHAAAWDGDAHSMLDTIEVDPGDDSVHLPNRPPEWIHDAVVYQIFTRSWAGERYATDFDVLIDGDDSLGAAGVDYLADLGIDAVWLTPVIPSVSSTMHDEEFIVGGGPHGYDATDYFDVAPDLAPDGKDPLQAYQDFVDACHERGIKVVFDTVLNHAGRFHEFFQNTIAAKEGTVEDLWWYFPRVTQWNEGSSSFDWFDRVEEPRVAGDDHPEFDAGAVLEPSPRATGFFGLPVMPNWNYDNLAVREHLLAMADFWTGEIGVDGLRCDIAWGVPHSFWKEVREVARSNDGDVLLFDETIPKEPSFAENEFDMHYDKAAFTDTALHIGQNKGDASGFREAIETRKNEGFPDHTLFYNGIENHDEERVLDAALDAYDDEAYASKLQRACWAAGITLPGVPAIYYGQEREISKYGQGRHRGADDPRDGDVSPGSTQRAFMNWGDEFDQRHLEFYRDLIDVYHQYEVLHTGAAVRDDWYDPGDDHVLVFGRDASDLASVDGPERVLVAINYEPGPVEIDVRAAVDTHDLVSDDQIDVGSGDGKMTVEVDTVAILETPDFDPVSTVIAQWSDETGDDHGPGWYEYPTADAFADGAFDIERFEVRETGSSYEFAIEVGHLENVWGLEHGFSVQFPQVYVRNPDADDGTSGARPGVNASFEDDYHYWLAGTMEWTALEDAAGTDVGRLHVDMLPDENAIVLRFPTDAIDGDLTEMDFAPLMLGYDGYGTGGVRSVTAGDPTAWKFGGAENGNAPAVIDLATPTGLTHAEALAYSADATAEIPFRPVVATVREAIVGRDEPPSPDHIHVAREYRKSGEPVPGTGGKTVDKEIFRELARDARGRGNRDRDRDRNRDRD; encoded by the coding sequence GTGACCTTCGCCTCGCCGAGCGAGGAAATCGGCGAAGCCCGCTACGACGAGGGCCGCGAAAACGTCGCCGAGTTCGAAGCCGACGTTCCCGGACGGTACGCGCTCGAGCTCGAGGACGAAACCGGCGATATCCATCGCGTAACGATCCACGCCTTCCCGGAAGGGGACGGCCCGCCGCCCCGGATCGAACTCGAGGGCAGGTACGAAGCCGAGAAAGACCGATTCGTCGTCGAGTCGAACCCGAAACTCGCGCCCGACTCGAGCGCGGCGTCGGGCGACCTCTCGGTGGAGTTCCTCGCGGACGATCGGGACGCGCTGTCGACCGACGACATCGAGGTCGACGGATCCCGGGCGTTCGTCGATCGGGACGCGCTCGGCGGCGACACGGCGCGAATCCACGCCGCGGCGTGGGACGGGGACGCTCACAGCATGCTGGATACGATCGAGGTCGATCCGGGCGACGACTCGGTTCACCTTCCGAACCGGCCGCCGGAGTGGATCCACGACGCGGTCGTCTACCAGATCTTCACGCGGTCGTGGGCCGGCGAGCGATACGCAACCGACTTCGACGTGCTCATCGACGGCGACGACAGCCTCGGCGCGGCGGGGGTCGACTACCTCGCGGACCTCGGTATCGACGCGGTCTGGCTCACGCCGGTCATCCCCTCGGTCAGTTCGACGATGCACGACGAGGAATTCATCGTCGGCGGCGGGCCACACGGCTACGACGCCACCGACTACTTCGACGTCGCGCCGGACCTCGCTCCCGACGGGAAAGACCCGCTCCAGGCCTATCAGGACTTCGTCGATGCCTGCCACGAGCGGGGCATCAAGGTCGTCTTCGACACGGTCCTCAACCACGCCGGGCGATTCCACGAGTTCTTCCAAAATACGATCGCCGCGAAAGAGGGCACCGTCGAAGACCTCTGGTGGTACTTTCCGCGGGTCACCCAGTGGAACGAGGGCTCGTCCTCCTTCGACTGGTTCGACCGCGTCGAGGAACCCCGCGTCGCCGGGGACGACCACCCGGAATTTGACGCCGGGGCGGTCCTCGAGCCGTCGCCGCGGGCGACCGGGTTCTTCGGCCTGCCGGTGATGCCGAACTGGAACTACGACAACCTCGCCGTCCGGGAGCACCTGCTCGCGATGGCGGACTTCTGGACGGGCGAGATCGGCGTCGACGGACTCCGGTGCGACATCGCGTGGGGCGTCCCGCACAGCTTCTGGAAGGAAGTCCGGGAGGTCGCCCGTTCGAACGACGGCGACGTGTTGCTGTTCGACGAGACGATTCCGAAAGAGCCCTCCTTCGCCGAGAACGAGTTCGACATGCACTACGACAAGGCGGCGTTCACCGATACCGCCTTGCACATCGGGCAGAACAAGGGCGACGCGAGCGGCTTCCGCGAGGCGATCGAGACCCGGAAGAACGAGGGGTTTCCCGATCACACGCTGTTCTACAACGGCATCGAGAACCACGACGAGGAACGGGTCCTCGATGCGGCGCTGGACGCGTACGACGACGAGGCTTACGCCTCGAAGCTCCAACGGGCGTGCTGGGCCGCCGGCATCACCCTACCCGGCGTTCCGGCGATCTACTACGGTCAGGAGCGCGAGATCAGCAAGTACGGCCAGGGCCGCCACCGCGGCGCAGACGATCCGCGCGACGGCGACGTCTCACCAGGCAGTACGCAGCGGGCGTTCATGAACTGGGGTGACGAATTCGACCAGCGCCACCTCGAGTTCTACCGGGACCTGATCGACGTCTACCACCAGTACGAGGTCCTGCACACCGGGGCCGCAGTGCGGGACGACTGGTACGACCCGGGAGACGATCACGTCCTGGTGTTCGGTCGCGACGCGAGCGATCTCGCATCCGTCGACGGACCGGAACGGGTCCTCGTCGCAATCAACTACGAACCGGGCCCGGTCGAAATCGACGTCCGCGCCGCCGTCGACACCCACGACCTGGTTAGCGACGACCAGATCGACGTCGGCTCAGGTGACGGGAAAATGACCGTCGAAGTCGACACCGTCGCGATCCTCGAGACCCCGGACTTCGACCCCGTCTCCACGGTGATCGCACAGTGGTCGGACGAGACCGGCGACGACCACGGCCCCGGCTGGTACGAGTATCCGACGGCCGACGCGTTCGCCGACGGCGCCTTCGACATTGAGCGATTCGAGGTCCGCGAAACCGGCAGCAGCTACGAGTTCGCCATCGAGGTCGGCCACCTCGAGAACGTCTGGGGGCTCGAGCACGGATTCTCCGTCCAGTTCCCGCAAGTGTACGTTCGGAATCCCGACGCGGACGACGGAACCAGCGGCGCCCGCCCCGGCGTCAACGCCTCCTTCGAGGACGACTACCACTACTGGCTCGCCGGCACGATGGAGTGGACGGCGCTCGAGGACGCGGCCGGAACCGACGTGGGGCGGCTCCACGTCGACATGCTACCCGACGAGAACGCGATCGTCCTGCGATTCCCGACGGACGCGATCGACGGCGATCTGACGGAGATGGACTTCGCCCCCCTGATGCTCGGCTACGACGGGTACGGAACCGGCGGCGTCCGCAGCGTCACGGCGGGCGATCCGACGGCCTGGAAATTCGGTGGGGCCGAGAATGGAAACGCGCCCGCGGTGATCGACCTGGCCACTCCGACCGGCCTCACGCACGCGGAGGCGCTCGCCTACAGCGCGGACGCGACGGCCGAAATCCCGTTCCGACCGGTGGTCGCGACCGTCCGCGAGGCCATCGTCGGGCGCGACGAGCCACCGTCGCCGGATCACATCCACGTGGCCAGAGAGTACAGAAAGAGCGGCGAGCCCGTTCCCGGCACCGGCGGTAAAACCGTCGACAAGGAGATTTTCCGCGAACTCGCCCGCGACGCTCGAGGACGCGGAAATCGCGACCGCGATCGGGACAGAAACCGGGACCGGGACTGA
- the ileS gene encoding isoleucine--tRNA ligase codes for MSRFGEVDDQYDPDRLEQRIFEYWADVDAYEQTVEHRSDGESYFFVDGPPYTSGSAHMGTTWNKSLKDVYIRYLRMQGYDVTDRPGYDMHGLPIETRVEERLGFENKKDIEEYGEENFIEACKEYAEEQLEGLQSDFRDFGVWMDWENPYRTVSPEYMEAAWWGFSKAADRGLVEKGHRSISQCPRCETAIANNEVEYEDVEDPSIYVKFDLNDREGSIVVWTTTPWTIPANTFVAVDEEGEYVGVRAEKDGDDELLYVAEPKVEDVLGEGRYEDYEIVEERTGEELLGWSYEHPLSEEVPKHPDHDGALEIYAADYVDVHGDGTGLVHSAPGHGEEDFERGRELGFPIFCPVGGDGVYTDEAGAYAGQFVKDADDEITADLDDNGALLASGTVEHSYGHCWRCDTGILQIVTDQWFITITDIKDDLLANIEDSEWHPEWARDSRFRDFVEEAPDWNVSRQRYWGIPLPVWTPEDRDDDGAATAASPERASGRADEDTIVVGTREELAERVDQDVDPETVDLHKDTVDELTITEDGTTYTRVPDVFDVWLDSSVASWGTLDYPSNDSRFDELWPADFILEAHDQTRGWFWSQLGMGTAAIGEIPYQEVLMHGHALMPDGRAMSKSKDILVDPHEAIDRHGRDVMRMFLLSNNPQGDDMRFSWDGMQTMENHLRTLWNVFRFPLPYMRLDGFDPQETGLSDVDDDLELIDEWVLARLQSTKAEMTEHFEDFRQDRAVDALVEFIVEDVSRFYVQAVRERMWEEEDSASKRAAYATIYRVLRETVSLLAPYAPFISETIYGTLTGDAEYDTVHMSDWPAVEEYWVDEQLEEDVALLRAIEEAGANARQQAGRKLRWPVARVVVAADDDRVVEAVERHTELLEDRLNARAIELVGPDDRWSELEYSAEADMSELGPAFGNRAGQVMNALNEARVDEPTLESIAAAVDDVLEDDETITDEMVSFVTQTPDSVAGTAFGIDGDDRGVAYVDASLTDDIESEGYAREVIRRVQEMRKDLELDVEERIALDLEIDDDRVADLVAERESLISEEVRADERRAVEDGHRKEWDVDGVTMEIAIEPLAAAEASD; via the coding sequence ATGAGCAGGTTCGGCGAGGTCGACGACCAGTACGACCCAGACCGACTCGAGCAGCGGATCTTCGAGTACTGGGCCGACGTCGACGCCTACGAGCAGACGGTCGAGCACCGATCGGACGGCGAATCCTACTTCTTCGTCGACGGCCCGCCGTACACGTCGGGATCGGCGCACATGGGGACGACCTGGAACAAGTCGCTGAAGGACGTCTACATCCGCTACCTCCGGATGCAGGGGTACGACGTGACGGACCGTCCGGGCTACGACATGCACGGACTCCCCATCGAGACCCGCGTCGAGGAGCGACTGGGATTCGAGAACAAGAAGGACATCGAGGAGTACGGCGAGGAGAACTTCATCGAGGCCTGCAAGGAGTACGCCGAGGAGCAACTCGAGGGACTCCAGTCTGATTTCCGGGATTTCGGCGTCTGGATGGACTGGGAGAACCCCTATCGGACGGTCAGCCCAGAGTACATGGAGGCGGCCTGGTGGGGGTTCTCGAAGGCCGCAGACCGCGGATTAGTCGAGAAGGGCCACCGCTCTATTTCGCAGTGTCCGCGCTGTGAAACGGCCATCGCGAACAACGAAGTCGAGTACGAGGACGTCGAGGACCCCTCGATCTACGTAAAATTCGACCTGAACGACCGCGAGGGATCGATCGTCGTCTGGACGACGACCCCGTGGACGATCCCGGCGAACACCTTCGTCGCCGTCGACGAGGAGGGCGAGTACGTCGGCGTTCGTGCCGAGAAGGACGGTGACGACGAACTCCTGTACGTCGCGGAACCGAAAGTCGAGGACGTCCTGGGGGAGGGCCGCTACGAGGACTACGAGATCGTCGAGGAACGCACCGGCGAGGAGTTGCTCGGCTGGTCGTACGAGCACCCGCTATCCGAGGAGGTTCCGAAGCACCCGGACCACGACGGCGCACTCGAGATCTACGCCGCCGACTACGTCGACGTTCACGGCGACGGGACCGGCCTCGTCCACTCCGCACCCGGTCACGGTGAGGAGGACTTCGAGCGCGGCCGCGAACTCGGGTTCCCGATCTTCTGTCCGGTCGGCGGGGACGGCGTCTACACCGACGAGGCGGGTGCCTACGCGGGGCAGTTCGTCAAGGACGCCGACGACGAGATCACGGCCGATCTGGACGACAACGGTGCGCTGCTCGCGTCCGGCACCGTCGAGCACAGTTACGGCCACTGCTGGCGCTGTGACACGGGCATCCTCCAGATCGTCACGGACCAGTGGTTCATCACGATCACCGACATCAAAGACGACCTCCTCGCGAACATCGAGGACAGCGAGTGGCACCCCGAGTGGGCCCGCGACAGTCGGTTCCGCGATTTCGTCGAAGAGGCGCCCGACTGGAACGTCTCCCGACAGCGCTACTGGGGGATTCCGCTTCCGGTCTGGACCCCCGAGGATCGGGACGACGACGGGGCGGCTACCGCCGCCAGTCCAGAGCGCGCCAGCGGGCGCGCGGACGAAGACACGATCGTCGTCGGAACCCGTGAGGAACTCGCCGAGCGCGTCGATCAGGACGTCGACCCCGAGACGGTCGACCTCCACAAGGACACGGTCGACGAGTTGACCATCACCGAGGACGGGACCACCTATACGCGCGTTCCCGACGTCTTCGACGTCTGGCTCGATTCCTCCGTCGCGTCGTGGGGGACCCTCGACTACCCCTCCAACGACAGCCGGTTCGACGAACTCTGGCCGGCGGACTTCATCCTCGAGGCTCACGACCAGACCCGCGGCTGGTTCTGGTCACAGCTGGGGATGGGAACCGCCGCGATCGGGGAGATTCCCTACCAAGAGGTGCTGATGCACGGCCACGCGCTGATGCCGGACGGCCGCGCGATGAGCAAGTCCAAGGACATCCTGGTCGACCCGCACGAGGCGATCGACCGCCACGGCCGGGACGTCATGCGCATGTTCCTGCTGTCGAACAACCCGCAGGGCGACGACATGCGCTTTTCCTGGGACGGCATGCAGACGATGGAGAACCACCTCCGGACGCTGTGGAACGTCTTCCGGTTCCCGCTGCCGTACATGCGCCTGGACGGGTTCGATCCGCAGGAAACGGGCCTTTCGGACGTCGACGACGACCTCGAGCTGATCGACGAGTGGGTGCTGGCCCGGCTCCAGTCCACCAAAGCCGAGATGACCGAGCACTTCGAGGACTTCCGCCAGGACCGCGCCGTCGACGCGCTCGTCGAGTTCATCGTCGAGGACGTCTCTCGGTTCTACGTCCAGGCCGTCCGCGAGCGCATGTGGGAGGAAGAAGACAGCGCCTCGAAGAGGGCGGCCTACGCGACGATCTACCGCGTGCTTCGTGAGACCGTCTCTCTCCTCGCACCGTATGCGCCCTTTATCAGCGAGACGATCTACGGGACCCTGACCGGCGACGCCGAGTACGATACCGTCCACATGTCAGACTGGCCCGCCGTCGAGGAGTACTGGGTCGACGAACAGCTCGAGGAGGACGTCGCGCTCCTCCGCGCGATCGAGGAAGCGGGCGCGAACGCCCGCCAGCAGGCCGGCCGAAAGCTTCGCTGGCCGGTGGCGCGAGTGGTCGTCGCCGCGGACGACGACCGGGTCGTCGAGGCCGTCGAGCGCCACACCGAACTCCTCGAGGATCGGCTCAACGCGCGCGCGATCGAACTTGTCGGGCCCGACGACCGATGGAGCGAACTCGAGTACAGCGCCGAGGCCGACATGAGCGAACTCGGGCCGGCCTTCGGCAACCGCGCCGGGCAGGTCATGAACGCGCTCAACGAGGCCCGCGTCGACGAGCCGACACTCGAATCGATCGCGGCCGCCGTCGACGACGTGCTCGAGGACGACGAGACCATCACCGACGAGATGGTCTCGTTCGTCACGCAGACGCCCGATTCCGTCGCTGGCACCGCGTTCGGTATCGACGGCGACGACCGTGGCGTGGCCTACGTCGACGCCTCGCTGACCGACGACATCGAGAGCGAGGGCTACGCCCGCGAAGTCATCCGCCGCGTTCAGGAGATGCGCAAGGACCTCGAACTCGACGTGGAAGAGCGGATCGCGCTCGACCTCGAGATCGACGACGATCGGGTGGCCGACCTGGTCGCCGAGCGCGAGTCCCTGATCAGCGAGGAAGTTCGCGCGGACGAACGCCGCGCGGTCGAAGACGGACACCGCAAGGAGTGGGACGTCGATGGTGTGACGATGGAAATCGCCATCGAGCCGTTGGCGGCGGCGGAAGCGTCGGATTGA
- a CDS encoding uracil-DNA glycosylase, with translation MPASDSDSDPKSTPTDEPAVPTRRNVLEAACSRCSALADSRERISWGTGPPDAEIVVVGEAPGYGTPEADRWRGGNWTGKAYTSRHSGRRIRRMLERIGYGDAYYTNAVKCFPADPDDPTTNREPTPEERANCRPHLRTELEDVDPSVVLATGKHATSTVLAAEGRELEGFLDSILEPVWCERLGVHLVPILHPSYQDVWIARLGFEPDEYLEAIGETLGRLS, from the coding sequence GTGCCCGCATCCGATTCCGACTCCGATCCCAAATCGACTCCTACCGACGAACCCGCCGTTCCAACGAGGCGCAACGTTCTCGAGGCGGCCTGCTCGCGGTGTTCGGCACTGGCCGACTCTCGGGAGCGTATTTCGTGGGGAACCGGTCCTCCCGATGCGGAAATCGTGGTCGTCGGCGAAGCGCCCGGCTACGGCACCCCCGAGGCCGACCGCTGGCGCGGTGGTAACTGGACCGGCAAGGCCTACACCTCGCGACACTCCGGTCGTCGAATTCGGCGCATGCTCGAGCGAATCGGCTACGGCGACGCCTACTACACGAACGCGGTGAAGTGTTTCCCGGCCGACCCGGACGACCCGACGACGAACCGCGAACCGACGCCCGAAGAGCGTGCGAACTGCCGACCGCACCTGCGAACCGAACTCGAGGACGTCGACCCGTCGGTCGTCCTCGCGACCGGCAAACACGCCACGTCGACCGTCCTCGCGGCCGAGGGACGGGAACTCGAGGGGTTTCTCGACTCCATCCTCGAGCCGGTGTGGTGCGAGCGACTCGGGGTCCACCTCGTCCCGATCCTGCACCCGTCGTATCAGGACGTCTGGATCGCCCGGCTCGGATTCGAACCGGACGAGTACCTCGAGGCGATCGGGGAAACACTCGGTAGGCTCTCTTGA
- a CDS encoding DUF4870 domain-containing protein: MSTHADGDTTMAALAHVSALIAAFLGPLLILVLADDTDTLVKENAKNALNFQIIVFIAVIISFALTVVLIGLLLLPVVALVDVVLVVLATVKANNGEVYSYPLTPSIV; encoded by the coding sequence ATGTCGACCCATGCGGACGGCGATACGACGATGGCGGCACTGGCACATGTATCAGCACTCATCGCGGCGTTTCTCGGGCCGCTACTCATCCTCGTGCTCGCGGACGACACCGACACGCTGGTCAAAGAGAACGCGAAAAACGCGTTGAACTTTCAGATCATAGTCTTCATCGCGGTCATCATCTCCTTCGCGCTCACGGTGGTCCTCATCGGCCTCCTCTTGCTCCCGGTAGTCGCACTGGTGGACGTCGTTCTGGTCGTCTTGGCGACCGTGAAAGCCAACAACGGCGAGGTGTACTCGTACCCGCTCACGCCGAGCATCGTGTGA
- a CDS encoding HIT family protein: protein MSTIFSQIVEGEIPARVVYEDETTMAFLDANPLAPGHTLVIPKDEHERLNDVPDAVATDLYATVHRLVPAVEASVDADASTVAFNNGEAAGQEVPHVHCHIVPRFEGDGGGPIHAVAGDTPDLEDDELDEIAGEIESRA from the coding sequence ATGAGCACGATCTTCAGCCAGATCGTCGAGGGGGAGATCCCCGCTCGAGTCGTGTACGAAGACGAGACGACGATGGCCTTCCTCGACGCCAATCCGCTGGCTCCGGGCCACACGCTGGTGATCCCGAAAGACGAGCACGAGCGGCTGAACGACGTCCCCGACGCCGTCGCGACCGATCTCTATGCGACGGTCCACCGACTGGTCCCCGCCGTCGAAGCGTCGGTCGATGCCGACGCGTCCACCGTCGCGTTCAACAACGGTGAGGCCGCCGGCCAGGAGGTCCCTCACGTCCACTGCCACATCGTGCCCCGCTTCGAAGGGGATGGCGGCGGCCCGATCCACGCCGTTGCGGGCGACACTCCGGACCTCGAGGACGACGAACTCGACGAGATCGCAGGCGAGATCGAGTCTCGAGCGTAA
- a CDS encoding A24 family peptidase C-terminal domain-containing protein, with amino-acid sequence MTLLGVSATGPDLLRLIAVPVFAWVAIRDIKTRRVSSIVWVPLSLLGTLLLIWDGWLAWNADQYAWTYGFLLPTTISLGLVVPIAYLFGRIGSFGWADTSALLVIAVFFPTFPEYTMGTWTFPLNTPLIGAFSFTILTNAVLIGVAIPVILLIYNGAIGRITPVMFLGWPISWKKIPETNGMLLESPAGFTVSVGFSGGGLDLDALRMYLRWRGISLADLRDEPDRYRDPATLPADPNPPTDGAVTAEVQAHREDEKSESTTRKAIPKVGRSATQFDDPWGAKAFLDDIERSAYGTTPEKLRDGLDVLVTKEKVWFTPGTPFLVPVFVGILVALVYGDFLLANLF; translated from the coding sequence GTGACACTCCTCGGCGTCTCGGCGACGGGGCCGGACCTGCTTCGGCTCATCGCCGTTCCCGTCTTCGCGTGGGTCGCGATTCGAGACATCAAGACGAGGCGAGTCTCGAGTATCGTCTGGGTCCCCCTCTCCCTGTTGGGAACGTTACTGCTAATTTGGGATGGCTGGCTGGCTTGGAACGCTGATCAATACGCGTGGACCTATGGATTCCTCCTACCTACTACAATTAGTCTCGGGCTAGTCGTCCCTATCGCCTACCTCTTTGGGAGAATTGGCAGCTTCGGCTGGGCCGACACCTCGGCTTTGTTAGTGATCGCCGTTTTCTTCCCAACATTTCCCGAGTACACAATGGGAACATGGACATTCCCACTCAATACGCCTCTAATTGGGGCGTTCTCGTTTACTATTCTGACCAACGCCGTGCTTATCGGCGTTGCTATTCCTGTTATCCTCCTGATTTACAATGGCGCTATCGGCCGGATCACACCCGTCATGTTTCTGGGATGGCCAATCTCCTGGAAGAAGATTCCAGAAACAAATGGTATGTTATTAGAGTCACCTGCCGGATTCACTGTGAGTGTTGGATTTTCTGGAGGTGGGCTTGATCTCGATGCTTTGCGAATGTACCTTCGCTGGCGAGGGATCTCACTTGCAGACCTCCGGGACGAACCAGATCGATACCGCGACCCCGCTACGCTGCCCGCGGATCCAAATCCACCGACAGATGGAGCAGTGACTGCTGAAGTGCAGGCCCACAGGGAAGATGAGAAATCTGAGTCCACTACCAGGAAGGCCATACCCAAAGTAGGCAGATCGGCCACCCAGTTCGACGACCCATGGGGCGCCAAAGCATTTCTTGATGACATAGAGAGATCTGCCTACGGCACGACGCCGGAGAAACTGCGTGACGGTCTAGATGTCCTTGTGACTAAAGAAAAAGTCTGGTTCACTCCGGGAACACCGTTTCTTGTGCCGGTGTTTGTGGGTATATTGGTTGCACTCGTCTACGGTGATTTCCTACTCGCTAATTTATTCTAA